A region of Treponema sp. J25 DNA encodes the following proteins:
- a CDS encoding 3-isopropylmalate dehydratase large subunit: MSGQPKTLVEKIFDTHLIDKPFGEAWVLRLDMVFCHEITTPVAINDLVSRGMDRVFDPTRIKAVIDHVTPAKDSKTALQGKILRDWARRHGIKDFFDVGRNGVCHALFPEKGFVRPGYTIIMGDSHTCTHGAFGAFAAGVGTTDLEVGILKGVCAFKPPRTMRINLNGKLAPDVSAKDVILTVIATIGVAGATDRVMEFGGPVVDALSMEGRMTLCNMAVEAGATSGICMPDMTTVEYLWPFIGPEGEARYGTKEEALEDFKKWWSDPDASYESVIDIDCSTIRPLSTVGYKPDQVVPIEKMEKIWVDQVYIGSCTNGRIEDLREAARVLKGRKIADTVRGIVSPATPAVYAQALQEGIIQIFMDAGFCVTNPTCGACLGMSNGVLAEGEVCASTTNRNFYGRMGKGGMVHLMSPANAAATAIAGYITTPEALGITSKV, from the coding sequence ATGAGCGGACAACCAAAAACGCTGGTTGAAAAGATATTCGATACCCATTTGATTGATAAGCCCTTTGGGGAAGCCTGGGTGCTTCGTCTGGATATGGTGTTCTGCCATGAGATTACCACACCGGTAGCCATTAATGATTTAGTAAGCCGGGGCATGGATCGGGTGTTTGATCCTACTCGGATAAAGGCGGTGATTGATCATGTGACGCCGGCGAAGGATTCAAAAACCGCCTTACAGGGCAAGATTCTCCGGGACTGGGCCCGCCGCCATGGTATTAAGGACTTTTTTGATGTGGGCCGTAATGGGGTCTGCCATGCCCTTTTCCCCGAAAAGGGCTTTGTTCGTCCTGGATACACCATTATCATGGGAGATAGCCATACCTGTACCCACGGGGCCTTTGGGGCCTTTGCGGCGGGCGTTGGGACTACCGACCTGGAAGTAGGTATTTTAAAAGGGGTTTGCGCCTTTAAACCTCCCCGGACCATGCGCATCAATTTGAATGGGAAGCTTGCCCCCGATGTAAGCGCCAAGGACGTGATTTTAACGGTAATTGCTACCATTGGTGTGGCGGGGGCCACCGATCGGGTAATGGAGTTTGGGGGGCCGGTTGTAGATGCCCTGAGCATGGAAGGCCGGATGACCCTCTGTAATATGGCGGTGGAGGCGGGGGCCACAAGCGGTATCTGCATGCCCGATATGACTACCGTAGAGTACCTCTGGCCATTTATCGGTCCCGAAGGAGAGGCCCGCTATGGTACGAAAGAAGAGGCCCTGGAGGACTTTAAAAAGTGGTGGTCCGATCCCGATGCTTCCTATGAGTCGGTTATAGATATCGATTGTTCTACGATTCGACCCCTTTCTACTGTGGGATATAAGCCCGACCAGGTGGTGCCAATCGAAAAGATGGAAAAGATTTGGGTTGATCAAGTATATATTGGGTCCTGTACTAATGGCCGTATCGAAGATCTTCGGGAGGCCGCCCGGGTCCTTAAGGGGCGAAAGATAGCGGATACCGTGCGGGGAATTGTGTCTCCCGCAACTCCGGCGGTGTATGCCCAGGCCTTGCAGGAGGGGATCATCCAGATTTTTATGGATGCGGGATTCTGTGTCACCAATCCTACCTGCGGGGCCTGTCTGGGAATGTCTAACGGGGTTCTCGCAGAAGGAGAGGTTTGCGCTTCTACCACCAATCGGAATTTTTATGGCCGCATGGGAAAGGGAGGCATGGTGCATCTCATGAGTCCTGCCAATGCGGCGGCCACGGCGATTGCGGGGTATATTACCACTCCAGAAGCGCTGGGTATAACGTCTAAGGTGTAA
- a CDS encoding 3-isopropylmalate dehydratase small subunit, producing the protein MKQFGGPLLFLNRSDINTDEIIPAKYLTEISKEALKPYCLEDLKLPDFNPKTDVPGKAAILTRANFGCGSSREHAPWALEVNGINVVVAESFARIFRQNMYNCGLLAIELPASTIEDLFKTFYGKPTTLKVDIEQGRLTFLSEGVSKEVSFTLSDFERALVKAGGWVQFAAERY; encoded by the coding sequence ATGAAACAATTTGGTGGTCCCCTGTTGTTTTTAAATAGAAGCGATATCAATACGGATGAGATTATTCCCGCCAAGTACCTCACCGAAATTTCCAAAGAGGCCCTGAAGCCCTATTGCCTTGAGGATCTTAAACTGCCCGATTTTAATCCAAAAACCGATGTGCCGGGAAAAGCGGCTATCCTTACCCGGGCCAATTTTGGATGCGGGAGTAGCCGTGAACATGCCCCCTGGGCCCTTGAGGTAAACGGCATTAACGTGGTGGTGGCCGAAAGTTTTGCCCGTATTTTCCGTCAGAACATGTACAATTGTGGGCTGCTGGCCATCGAACTTCCTGCCAGTACTATTGAGGACCTTTTTAAAACCTTTTATGGCAAACCTACCACCCTGAAGGTTGATATAGAACAGGGCCGTCTTACCTTTCTTTCTGAGGGTGTTTCAAAAGAAGTTAGTTTTACCCTGAGCGATTTTGAACGGGCCCTGGTCAAGGCCGGTGGATGGGTCCAATTCGCGGCCGAGCGCTATTAA
- a CDS encoding DUF554 domain-containing protein, with protein MFATIVNCVAVLVGALLGLLIGQRISESYKRVVFDGIGIITLVIGLSMALPSQRIVYLALSLIIGGLLGTAWDVDGAILRLGQHLEKWTLKRHRSKNGVSSSDAAPPEGSKDFGHAFLNASVLFCVGAMALVGSFKAGTEGDYTLILTKSVMDGFMAILMTAALGIGVAFSALPILVYQGLLTLLAGSVKPFVSSLMLSELSGVGGAMVMMIGLNLLSLKTIKTANFLPALLVVVGLVLLDPLVIQFAHLVGIG; from the coding sequence ATGTTTGCGACCATTGTGAACTGTGTAGCGGTATTGGTGGGAGCCCTGTTGGGACTTCTTATAGGACAACGGATTTCTGAATCCTATAAACGGGTGGTGTTCGATGGCATTGGTATTATTACCCTCGTAATAGGCCTTTCTATGGCCCTTCCCAGTCAGCGGATCGTATACCTTGCCCTCTCGCTGATTATCGGTGGCCTGCTTGGAACTGCCTGGGACGTGGATGGGGCCATTCTCCGATTAGGGCAACACCTTGAAAAATGGACATTGAAACGCCATCGTTCTAAAAATGGGGTATCCTCTTCTGATGCGGCCCCACCAGAGGGAAGCAAAGATTTTGGACATGCCTTTTTAAATGCCTCCGTCCTTTTTTGTGTGGGGGCTATGGCCCTGGTAGGCTCTTTTAAGGCCGGTACCGAGGGAGATTATACCCTTATCCTTACCAAGTCCGTCATGGATGGTTTCATGGCTATCCTAATGACGGCCGCTCTGGGAATTGGCGTTGCCTTTTCGGCCTTGCCAATCCTGGTATACCAGGGCCTTCTTACCTTACTTGCAGGCTCGGTGAAACCCTTTGTGAGTTCCCTCATGCTTTCGGAGTTAAGTGGAGTGGGTGGCGCCATGGTGATGATGATAGGGCTTAACTTGCTTTCTCTTAAGACCATAAAGACCGCTAACTTTTTACCGGCCCTCCTGGTAGTAGTGGGGCTGGTATTGTTAGATCCTCTGGTGATTCAGTTTGCCCATCTTGTGGGTATTGGTTGA
- the ugpC gene encoding sn-glycerol-3-phosphate ABC transporter ATP-binding protein UgpC, translating into MAKVELKGVSKVYEGNVRAVDNANITVNDKEFVVFVGPSGCGKSTTLRMIAGLEDITEGELYIDGELMNDVPPKDRNIAMVFQNYALYPHMTVYDNMAFGLRIKKVDKAEIDRRVHEAARILDIEKFLDRKPKALSGGQRQRVAVGRAIVRNPKVFLFDEPLSNLDAKLRVQMRAELSDLHLRLNATMIYVTHDQVEAMTMASKIVVMKDGKIQQIGSPLYLYNHPINKFVAGFIGSPPMNFLSVKVLEKNGSIILDEGSFEVKPMDEHVKYLKKYVGKEIFFGIRPEDLTYVESPAASNNIPVKITVVEPLGADIHLWLTTKTQPLVARTEPHHTFHVGDQVNFVPHMEKAHYFDKDTELSILAEIEQEPQQ; encoded by the coding sequence ATGGCTAAGGTAGAGCTTAAGGGTGTAAGCAAGGTCTACGAAGGCAATGTCCGCGCCGTAGACAATGCGAACATCACGGTAAACGACAAAGAATTTGTGGTCTTTGTTGGTCCCTCGGGATGCGGTAAATCAACGACACTCCGGATGATTGCAGGGTTGGAAGATATTACCGAAGGGGAACTGTACATCGATGGGGAACTGATGAACGATGTACCCCCCAAGGATCGGAATATTGCCATGGTATTCCAGAACTACGCCCTGTATCCCCACATGACCGTGTATGATAACATGGCATTTGGTTTACGGATTAAGAAGGTGGATAAGGCCGAAATCGATCGGCGGGTCCATGAAGCGGCTCGAATCCTGGACATCGAAAAGTTCCTGGATCGGAAACCGAAGGCCCTTTCTGGTGGTCAACGGCAACGTGTGGCGGTAGGACGGGCTATCGTTCGGAACCCGAAGGTCTTCCTTTTTGATGAGCCCCTTTCTAACCTGGATGCTAAGCTCCGGGTACAGATGCGGGCTGAGCTTTCGGATCTGCACCTTCGTCTGAATGCCACAATGATTTACGTTACCCACGACCAGGTAGAAGCCATGACCATGGCAAGCAAGATTGTGGTTATGAAGGATGGAAAGATCCAGCAGATTGGGTCCCCCCTCTATCTCTATAACCATCCTATTAACAAGTTTGTTGCGGGGTTCATTGGTTCGCCTCCTATGAACTTCCTCAGTGTGAAGGTGCTGGAAAAGAATGGTTCGATTATCCTTGATGAAGGGTCTTTCGAAGTAAAGCCGATGGACGAGCACGTGAAGTATCTTAAAAAATATGTGGGTAAAGAAATATTCTTTGGGATCCGCCCGGAGGATCTTACCTACGTGGAAAGCCCAGCAGCATCTAACAATATCCCCGTTAAAATAACGGTGGTAGAACCCCTGGGGGCGGATATTCATCTCTGGCTTACCACTAAGACCCAGCCCCTCGTAGCTCGCACCGAGCCCCATCATACCTTCCATGTAGGAGATCAGGTGAACTTTGTTCCCCATATGGAAAAGGCCCACTACTTTGATAAGGATACGGAACTTTCCATCTTGGCAGAAATTGAACAGGAGCCTCAGCAATAA
- a CDS encoding sigma-70 family RNA polymerase sigma factor → MYLKQISRYPLLSMQDEQMIGEKIVTLRKKIEDLDRQYAGDPQNEAYRKERATLEASLRSYKNKMINSNLRLVVSIAKNYQHRGLSLLDLIDEGNIGLIEAVERFDYTRGCRFSTYGTWWIRQAIIKSLADKGRVIRIPIHMLNTIKKCFYVAKQLTQDLGRDPSETELSEYMGVSSHKVKEIMALSQETTSLDTTVDDENITRLSDLIKDETNEDPFDTVFSMALQETLEGVLSHLSEREVKIIKLRFGLTGEGPLTLEETGKILGITRERVRQIQEKAIMKLRNLKQLNDFVERV, encoded by the coding sequence ATGTACCTAAAACAAATTTCCCGTTATCCCCTGCTTTCTATGCAGGATGAGCAGATGATAGGGGAAAAAATTGTTACCCTGCGAAAAAAGATAGAAGACCTAGATCGCCAGTATGCAGGGGATCCTCAGAATGAAGCCTACCGAAAAGAACGGGCTACTCTAGAAGCTTCCTTACGGTCTTATAAAAACAAGATGATAAATTCAAACCTACGGCTGGTGGTTTCTATCGCCAAGAATTATCAGCACCGAGGGCTTTCTCTTCTCGATCTTATTGATGAAGGCAATATAGGTCTTATAGAGGCGGTGGAGCGCTTTGATTATACCCGGGGCTGTCGTTTTTCTACCTATGGAACCTGGTGGATCCGACAGGCTATTATTAAGAGTCTTGCCGACAAGGGACGGGTGATCCGCATCCCTATCCACATGCTGAATACGATCAAGAAGTGCTTTTATGTGGCAAAACAATTAACCCAGGACCTTGGGAGAGATCCCAGCGAAACGGAACTTTCCGAGTATATGGGGGTGTCGTCCCATAAGGTAAAGGAAATCATGGCCCTTTCTCAGGAAACTACCAGTTTGGATACCACCGTGGATGACGAAAACATTACCCGCCTCTCTGATCTTATCAAAGATGAAACCAATGAGGATCCCTTTGATACGGTATTTTCCATGGCCTTGCAGGAAACCCTGGAGGGGGTGCTGTCCCATCTTTCGGAGCGGGAAGTAAAGATTATAAAACTTCGTTTTGGCCTTACCGGGGAAGGGCCCCTTACCCTTGAAGAAACGGGAAAAATTTTAGGCATAACCCGAGAACGGGTACGACAGATCCAGGAAAAGGCTATTATGAAGCTCCGTAACCTTAAACAGTTAAACGATTTTGTTGAACGGGTATAG
- a CDS encoding 3'-5' exonuclease — translation MDQTQGRWKQVCIAFDTETTGLDPKQDRIVEIGAVKFDERGIISRFSTLIYPGIPMPEEAGKVNGITDAMLEGKPTAVEVLPDFLRFIEGGILVAHNAPFDVSFIQGELERIAQEAQRQRSSQEELLFSPEEKNTPSPADFSSDAPKRSLWHPPYTVLPHAIVDTRILAKELFPNQSRYNLQELAASLGLVAKEAHRAEDDARLCMELFLICLKRL, via the coding sequence CTGGACCAGACGCAGGGCCGGTGGAAGCAAGTCTGTATCGCCTTCGATACCGAAACCACCGGATTAGACCCAAAGCAAGATCGGATCGTAGAAATCGGGGCCGTAAAATTTGATGAACGGGGAATTATCTCCCGCTTTTCCACATTGATCTACCCGGGCATTCCCATGCCCGAAGAAGCAGGCAAGGTCAACGGCATCACCGATGCCATGCTGGAAGGGAAACCCACGGCAGTAGAAGTATTGCCTGATTTTCTTCGTTTTATCGAAGGGGGTATTCTGGTAGCCCACAATGCTCCCTTCGATGTTTCCTTCATTCAAGGGGAATTAGAACGAATTGCCCAGGAAGCGCAACGTCAAAGATCATCGCAGGAAGAGCTCTTATTCTCACCGGAAGAGAAAAACACCCCTTCTCCCGCAGACTTTTCCTCTGATGCTCCCAAAAGATCCCTGTGGCATCCCCCTTACACAGTGCTCCCCCATGCCATTGTAGATACCCGGATCCTTGCAAAGGAGCTTTTTCCCAACCAGAGTCGCTATAACCTCCAGGAACTCGCGGCCAGTCTTGGCCTGGTAGCAAAAGAGGCCCATCGGGCCGAAGACGACGCCCGCCTCTGCATGGAACTCTTTCTTATCTGCCTCAAACGACTGTAA
- a CDS encoding phospho-sugar mutase, whose amino-acid sequence MDKEEIKKKAHRYLQEEQDSRFRQEVEDLLKREDWKELEDRFYRDLEFGTGGLRGIIGGGFNRMNSYVVKRATQGLANYLIKTFPEKHRAGKLSAVIAYDSRRYSKEFAEATACVLAGNAIKTYVFSSLRPTPELSFAIRTLHCDTGVVITASHNPPQYNGYKAYWNDGAQVIPPHDVGIINEVNQVTTIRELDKDEALSQGLISIIDKEIDEPYQDMIRRHLFRPQLIKEKAREVKIVYTPLHGTGALHVEAVLGSLGLQVITVPEQREPDGNFPTVAYPNPEEAAALTMALELGKKVKADVVMATDPDADRLGIAVPDKNGSFVLVTGNQLGTLLADYIFLSLKELGKMPPKPAMINSIVTTGMQKRVAESYGAVCFECLTGFKWIADIWRKTETDGQGYTVVFGTEESYGYLIEPEVRDKDGVSAAALTAEMTLYWRSKGKSLLDRLQELYREHGYWQEIGISKYFEGPQGPAIMAGIMAEYRKNPPQTLGGIRVSKVRDIQESVWKYPDQPGKTDPVDLPKSNVLQFFLEDGTIVSARPSGTEPKIKFYASCCAPVENGNLEAARVTVTTKLAAIEADIRKVIGN is encoded by the coding sequence ATGGATAAGGAAGAAATAAAAAAGAAGGCCCACCGCTATCTTCAAGAGGAACAGGACAGCCGCTTTCGGCAAGAAGTAGAGGATCTTTTAAAAAGAGAAGACTGGAAAGAGCTGGAAGACCGGTTTTATCGGGATCTTGAGTTTGGAACCGGAGGACTGCGGGGTATCATCGGCGGTGGATTTAATCGGATGAATTCCTATGTGGTAAAACGGGCTACCCAGGGGCTTGCAAACTACCTTATCAAAACGTTCCCTGAAAAACACCGGGCAGGGAAACTTTCGGCGGTTATCGCCTATGACAGTCGGCGCTACTCTAAAGAGTTTGCCGAGGCAACCGCCTGTGTTCTTGCGGGGAATGCCATAAAAACCTACGTTTTTTCTTCCCTTCGTCCTACACCGGAACTTTCCTTCGCAATCCGCACCCTCCATTGTGATACAGGGGTGGTGATCACCGCGAGCCACAACCCCCCCCAATATAATGGATATAAGGCCTACTGGAATGACGGGGCTCAGGTTATCCCCCCCCATGACGTGGGGATCATCAACGAAGTAAACCAGGTGACCACCATTCGGGAACTCGATAAAGACGAAGCCCTTTCTCAAGGACTCATCTCCATAATTGACAAAGAAATAGATGAGCCTTATCAGGATATGATACGGCGTCACCTCTTCCGGCCTCAGCTTATTAAAGAAAAAGCCAGGGAAGTAAAAATTGTGTATACTCCCCTCCATGGAACGGGAGCCCTGCATGTCGAAGCAGTGCTGGGAAGTCTTGGTCTACAGGTGATCACCGTACCTGAGCAACGGGAACCGGATGGGAATTTTCCCACCGTCGCCTACCCTAACCCCGAAGAAGCGGCGGCCCTTACCATGGCCCTTGAGTTGGGAAAAAAGGTTAAGGCCGATGTGGTTATGGCCACAGATCCTGATGCAGACCGGCTTGGCATAGCGGTTCCCGACAAAAATGGGAGTTTTGTACTGGTAACAGGAAACCAATTAGGTACCCTGTTAGCAGATTATATTTTCCTCTCCCTAAAAGAATTGGGGAAAATGCCGCCCAAACCTGCCATGATCAATTCTATCGTGACCACGGGAATGCAAAAACGGGTGGCCGAAAGTTACGGCGCCGTTTGCTTTGAATGTCTTACCGGTTTTAAATGGATTGCCGATATCTGGCGCAAAACCGAAACCGATGGCCAGGGATACACCGTGGTTTTTGGAACCGAAGAAAGTTACGGATACCTTATCGAGCCAGAGGTCCGGGATAAAGATGGGGTTTCCGCTGCGGCCCTTACGGCGGAGATGACCCTCTACTGGCGCAGCAAAGGGAAAAGCCTGCTGGATCGTCTCCAGGAACTCTACAGGGAACACGGCTACTGGCAAGAAATCGGAATCTCCAAATACTTTGAAGGCCCCCAGGGACCTGCAATCATGGCAGGAATCATGGCAGAGTATCGAAAGAATCCGCCCCAAACCCTGGGAGGAATACGGGTGAGTAAAGTTCGGGATATTCAGGAATCGGTATGGAAATACCCGGATCAACCGGGGAAAACCGACCCTGTGGACTTACCCAAAAGTAATGTGCTTCAGTTTTTCCTGGAAGATGGGACTATCGTCAGTGCCAGACCCAGTGGTACCGAACCCAAAATAAAATTTTACGCCAGCTGCTGCGCTCCCGTGGAAAATGGAAATCTTGAAGCCGCTCGGGTGACGGTTACAACTAAACTAGCGGCTATCGAAGCAGATATCCGAAAAGTGATAGGTAATTAG
- a CDS encoding OadG family protein produces the protein MTILEMFEQSGILTLLGMGVVFGFLVILVLFMNLVAWIIRLLGWDKDEQESSGSTAAGAASSAAGGAAVVAAITAAVNEYRKTHQ, from the coding sequence ATGACAATACTAGAGATGTTCGAGCAAAGTGGGATCCTTACCCTGCTCGGCATGGGAGTGGTGTTTGGCTTCCTGGTTATCCTTGTTCTTTTTATGAATCTCGTAGCCTGGATTATCCGGCTTCTTGGATGGGATAAGGACGAACAGGAATCCAGTGGTTCGACTGCAGCAGGCGCTGCTTCTTCGGCGGCCGGTGGGGCCGCGGTCGTAGCTGCGATTACCGCTGCGGTGAATGAATATCGTAAAACACATCAATAG
- the oadA gene encoding sodium-extruding oxaloacetate decarboxylase subunit alpha → MAKVQLTDLVLRDAHQSLLATRMTTADMVPALPMLDKVGYFALEGWGGATFDACIRFLNEDPWERLRQLKKGLPNTKIMMLLRGQNLLGYRHYADDVVSKFVEAAAKNGVDVFRIFDAVNDPRNFKAATEAAKKTGKHVQAAISYATTPFHTIQSYVDLAKQLADEGVDSLCIKDMAGLLKPYDAYDLVKAIKKAVDLPIEIHSHATTGMSVATLTKAAEAGAEILDTVISSLAMGTSHSPTETMVEIFKGTPYDTGLDTNLLLEIAAYFREVRKNYKKFESSFLGADTRILVSQVPGGMLSNLESQLKEQGASDKIDEVLKEIAVVQKDFGYPPLVTPTSQIVGTQAVFNVLFGRYNKLTAESIDLLVGRYGKCPAPKNPEVVKKALEAAKLDKEITHRPADDIPNEFSKLEEETKKILGTSTVSVEDVLTYAMFPKIAPDFFKKRDQGPVKFTAEPEAPKVPAAAATAAGQAAKYVVNVNGADYTVIVRPEGTLAVSPAPTAAAAPAPVAAPSGGQVIEAPVAGTIIKHVANEGSTVSAGQTIMIIESMKMELEIKSTGSGAIHFLVGPGTQVAAHQPVAELK, encoded by the coding sequence ATGGCAAAGGTTCAATTAACAGATTTAGTACTGCGGGATGCCCATCAATCATTGCTTGCTACCCGGATGACCACTGCAGACATGGTCCCGGCCCTTCCTATGCTGGATAAGGTAGGCTATTTTGCCCTGGAAGGATGGGGTGGAGCCACCTTTGATGCCTGTATTCGTTTCTTAAATGAAGATCCCTGGGAGCGATTGCGGCAGCTCAAAAAGGGACTTCCCAATACTAAAATCATGATGCTCCTTCGGGGACAAAACCTGCTTGGCTATCGTCACTATGCGGACGATGTGGTTAGTAAGTTTGTAGAGGCTGCCGCAAAGAACGGGGTGGATGTGTTCCGGATCTTTGATGCCGTAAATGATCCTCGAAACTTTAAGGCTGCTACCGAGGCGGCTAAGAAAACCGGTAAGCATGTCCAGGCTGCCATATCCTATGCTACTACCCCCTTCCATACTATCCAGTCCTATGTAGATCTGGCAAAACAACTTGCCGACGAAGGAGTAGACTCCCTCTGTATTAAAGATATGGCGGGTCTCTTGAAGCCCTACGATGCCTATGACCTCGTAAAGGCTATCAAGAAAGCCGTGGACTTACCTATTGAAATACACTCCCATGCTACCACGGGTATGTCGGTGGCTACCCTTACCAAGGCTGCCGAAGCAGGGGCAGAAATCCTTGATACGGTAATCTCATCCCTTGCTATGGGAACGAGCCACAGTCCTACCGAAACCATGGTAGAAATATTCAAGGGGACCCCCTACGATACGGGGCTCGATACGAACCTGCTCCTCGAAATTGCGGCCTATTTCCGGGAAGTCCGGAAAAATTATAAGAAATTTGAATCCAGTTTCCTTGGGGCTGATACGCGGATCCTGGTATCTCAGGTACCGGGGGGTATGCTCTCGAATCTGGAGAGCCAGCTCAAAGAACAGGGCGCTTCCGATAAGATCGATGAGGTGCTCAAGGAAATTGCGGTGGTGCAGAAAGATTTTGGCTATCCACCCCTTGTAACTCCTACGAGCCAGATTGTGGGTACCCAGGCGGTCTTTAACGTGCTTTTCGGTCGGTATAATAAGCTTACCGCCGAATCGATCGATCTTTTGGTGGGGCGCTATGGAAAATGTCCTGCACCGAAGAATCCTGAGGTTGTTAAGAAGGCCCTGGAAGCGGCAAAACTGGATAAGGAAATCACCCACCGGCCTGCTGACGATATCCCCAATGAATTTTCTAAATTGGAAGAAGAAACAAAGAAAATCCTGGGGACTTCTACGGTGTCGGTGGAAGACGTCCTTACCTATGCGATGTTCCCCAAAATTGCCCCCGATTTCTTTAAGAAACGCGATCAAGGACCGGTTAAATTTACAGCCGAACCTGAAGCGCCCAAGGTTCCTGCGGCAGCGGCCACCGCGGCAGGACAGGCTGCTAAGTATGTGGTCAATGTAAACGGTGCGGACTATACGGTCATTGTTCGGCCAGAGGGAACCCTCGCGGTAAGTCCTGCTCCTACGGCTGCCGCTGCCCCCGCTCCTGTTGCTGCTCCTTCCGGTGGTCAGGTTATCGAGGCTCCCGTGGCGGGAACTATCATTAAACATGTGGCCAATGAAGGTTCTACGGTAAGTGCCGGCCAGACCATCATGATCATTGAATCTATGAAGATGGAACTGGAAATTAAGTCTACCGGTAGTGGTGCGATCCATTTCCTGGTAGGTCCGGGTACTCAGGTAGCAGCCCATCAGCCAGTGGCAGAACTGAAATAA